One window of Curtobacterium sp. 458 genomic DNA carries:
- a CDS encoding sulfurtransferase → MTAPVDPSEKFAAYAHPERLVSTEWLQEQLDAGVGAPDLVVVESDEDVLLYETGHVPGSVKIDWHTDLNDPVQRDYIDGEAFARLLGGKGIARDTTVVVYGDKNNWWAAYALWVFTLFGHEDVRLLDGGRAKWIAEDRALTTDRTEVTPVEYPVVERSDEQVRAFKEDVLAHLGKPLIDVRSAPEYSGERTTAPDYPEEGALRGGHVPTAVNIPWATAAAPDGTFKDRAELDAIYRDGAGIGDADEVIAYCRIGERSSHTWFVLQHLLGYENVRNYDGSWTEWGSAVRVPIVQGSEPGEAPTR, encoded by the coding sequence ATGACCGCACCGGTCGACCCGTCCGAGAAGTTCGCCGCCTACGCCCACCCGGAGCGCCTCGTCTCCACCGAGTGGCTGCAGGAGCAGCTCGACGCCGGGGTCGGCGCTCCGGACCTGGTCGTCGTCGAGTCCGACGAGGACGTCCTGCTCTACGAGACCGGGCACGTCCCCGGCTCGGTGAAGATCGACTGGCACACGGACCTCAACGACCCGGTGCAGCGCGACTACATCGACGGCGAGGCCTTCGCCCGGCTGCTCGGTGGCAAGGGCATCGCGCGCGACACCACCGTTGTGGTCTACGGCGACAAGAACAACTGGTGGGCCGCGTACGCCCTCTGGGTCTTCACGCTCTTCGGCCACGAGGACGTCCGACTGCTCGACGGCGGTCGGGCGAAGTGGATCGCCGAGGACCGCGCCCTCACGACCGACCGCACCGAGGTCACCCCGGTCGAGTACCCGGTCGTCGAGCGGAGCGACGAGCAGGTCCGCGCCTTCAAGGAGGACGTGCTCGCCCACCTCGGCAAGCCGCTCATCGACGTCCGGAGCGCCCCGGAGTACTCGGGCGAGCGGACCACCGCGCCGGACTACCCGGAGGAGGGCGCGCTGCGCGGCGGACACGTCCCGACCGCGGTGAACATCCCGTGGGCGACCGCGGCCGCGCCCGACGGCACCTTCAAGGACCGTGCCGAGCTCGACGCGATCTACCGCGACGGTGCCGGCATCGGCGACGCCGACGAGGTCATCGCCTACTGCCGCATCGGGGAACGGTCGAGCCACACCTGGTTCGTCCTGCAGCACCTCCTCGGCTACGAGAACGTCCGCAACTACGACGGCTCGTGGACCGAGTGGGGCAGCGCCGTCCGCGTCCCGATCGTCCAGGGCTCCGAGCCGGGCGAGGCCCCGACCCGATGA
- a CDS encoding SufE family protein, with product MTDDTTALPATLAEIRDDFLELSQQDRLQLLLEFSDELPALPERLQGHEDELERVEECQSPVFITVTVGEDGDAPDVVRMHATAPREAPTTRGFASILAQGLSGLTVDEVLAVPADYPLTIGLSEAVSPLRIRGMVGMLGRVQRQVRTLASA from the coding sequence ATGACCGACGACACCACGGCGCTGCCGGCGACGCTCGCGGAGATCCGGGACGACTTCCTCGAGCTCTCCCAGCAGGACCGGCTCCAGCTGCTCCTCGAGTTCTCCGACGAACTCCCGGCGCTGCCCGAGCGGCTGCAGGGCCACGAGGACGAGCTCGAGCGCGTCGAGGAGTGCCAGTCCCCCGTGTTCATCACGGTCACGGTCGGTGAGGACGGTGACGCCCCCGACGTCGTCCGGATGCACGCGACCGCACCGCGCGAGGCCCCGACCACCCGTGGCTTCGCGTCGATCCTCGCGCAGGGGCTGTCCGGCCTGACGGTCGACGAGGTCCTCGCCGTCCCGGCCGACTACCCGCTGACGATCGGGCTCTCCGAGGCGGTCAGCCCGCTGCGCATCCGCGGCATGGTCGGGATGCTCGGCCGGGTGCAGCGGCAGGTCCGCACGCTCGCCTCAGCCTGA
- the zapE gene encoding cell division protein ZapE, with amino-acid sequence MPEHASVPSHLVDRDPQVSPQQMAAALVPPPQFTDASFESYRPDPDYPSQASVRDAVEAFVTAGGGGAAPRRGLFGRRRSAAPEAAAKSGVYLDGGFGVGKTHLLAAAYHAASGRKTFGTFIEYTALVGALGFQGTVDLLRGTALVCIDEFELDDPGDTMMMTRLIKELSETGTRFAATSNTPPGALGEGRFAAQDFLREIQAMSDRFDTLRIDGLDYRRRAVDESAAVVSDVAAALPAGAVTLDAFADVVAHLGTVHPSKYVALVEGLDAVGLTDATPFTDQTDALRWVALVDRLYDAQVRIVSSGTPLDAVYPQTMLDGGYRKKYLRAASRVVALTRAA; translated from the coding sequence TTGCCTGAACACGCCTCGGTGCCGAGCCACCTCGTCGACCGCGACCCGCAGGTGTCCCCGCAGCAGATGGCCGCGGCCCTCGTCCCGCCGCCGCAGTTCACCGACGCGTCGTTCGAGTCGTACCGGCCGGACCCCGACTACCCGTCCCAGGCGTCGGTCCGGGATGCCGTGGAGGCGTTCGTGACGGCCGGCGGCGGCGGGGCAGCGCCGCGACGGGGACTGTTCGGGCGGCGCCGGAGCGCCGCACCGGAGGCAGCCGCCAAGTCGGGCGTGTACCTCGACGGCGGGTTCGGTGTCGGCAAGACCCACCTCCTCGCCGCGGCGTACCACGCGGCCTCAGGGCGGAAGACCTTCGGCACGTTCATCGAGTACACCGCACTCGTCGGGGCGCTCGGGTTCCAGGGCACCGTCGATCTCCTCCGCGGCACGGCACTCGTGTGCATCGACGAGTTCGAGCTCGACGACCCGGGCGACACGATGATGATGACGCGGCTCATCAAGGAGCTCTCCGAGACCGGCACCCGCTTCGCCGCCACCTCGAACACCCCGCCGGGAGCCCTCGGCGAGGGTCGCTTCGCCGCACAGGACTTCCTCCGCGAGATCCAGGCGATGTCCGACCGGTTCGACACACTCCGCATCGACGGGCTCGACTACCGCCGTCGCGCCGTCGACGAGTCCGCCGCGGTGGTGTCCGACGTCGCCGCGGCACTGCCCGCCGGTGCCGTCACCCTCGACGCCTTCGCGGACGTCGTCGCCCACCTCGGCACCGTGCACCCCTCGAAGTACGTCGCGCTGGTCGAGGGGCTCGACGCGGTCGGCCTCACCGATGCGACGCCGTTCACGGACCAGACCGACGCGCTCCGCTGGGTCGCGCTCGTCGACCGGCTGTACGACGCGCAGGTGCGCATCGTGTCGTCGGGCACGCCGCTCGACGCGGTGTACCCGCAGACGATGCTCGACGGCGGGTACCGGAAGAAGTACCTCCGCGCGGCGTCGCGCGTGGTCGCGCTGACCCGCGCCGCCTGA